In Uranotaenia lowii strain MFRU-FL chromosome 2, ASM2978415v1, whole genome shotgun sequence, one genomic interval encodes:
- the LOC129741573 gene encoding uncharacterized protein LOC129741573 produces MGAIRRSLDGPPKLILCGCGSRLPSSTWMSSCRIVAYVSMPAGCKNGSTPATSGPQMRASRTCASGTSASGTSASGISTSVTNASGTSASGTSASGTSASGISASGTSASGTGASGISASGTSVDGVEASQLIAANRSFDGEIAANRGLPAGYNQANGLRPIGACQRDLFQRNLCQQGRFDCGQSELCQRDPIEPMDVVVGLFKQMKCSG; encoded by the exons ATGGGCGCCATTCGAAGATCCTTGGATGGACCCCCGAAATTGATACTTTGTGGTTGCGGTAGCCGTCTGCCTTCTTCCACTTGGATGTCTAGTTGCCGGATTGTCGCCTATGTGTCGATGCCAGCAGGTTGTAAGAACGGGTCAACACCGGCGACTTCGGGCCCGCAGATGCGTGCCAGCAGAACCTGTGCCAGCGGAACCAGTGCCAGCGGAACCAGTGCCAGCGGAATCAGTACCAGCGTAACCAACGCCAGCGGAACCAGTGCCAGCGGAACCAGCGCCAGCGGAACCAGTGCCAGCGGAATCAGTGCCAGCGGAACCAGTGCCAGCGGAACCGGTGCCAGCGGAATCAGTGCCAGCGGAACCAGTGTCGACGGGGTCGAAGCCAGCCAGTTGATTGCGGCCAATCGGAGCTTTGACGGCGAG ATTGCGGCCAATCGGGGCTTGCCAGCGGGATACAATCAAGCCAACGGATTGCGGCCAATCGGAGCTTGCCAGCGGGATTTGTTCCAGCGGAACCTATGCCAGCAGGGTCGATTTGATTGCGGCCAATCGGAGCTTTGCCAGCGGGATCCAATCGAGCCAATGGATGTTGTCGTCGGATTATTTAAGCAGATGAAATGCAGTGGATAG